Proteins encoded together in one Chryseobacterium sp. G0201 window:
- a CDS encoding leucyl aminopeptidase family protein has protein sequence MKLINKKNRTYTQVFQLFTEEEWAKIGKNFNKNISSFFTGKKNKIFVNAHEEGITYFIGLGKSSLQNFEIQQVANKFSQTQKKNLQAVPTLVLADFLNEKQFEEFAKGLLIGTYNYPFEKNHPFWNAKFEIHFENVSQKKLDSISARAEALCNGQIACQDWLNKPANLKNPDIFNAYLKNLAKKHELKYTVFNRKKCEELGLGAYLSVNQGSAYDAAFTILEYKTTAKNAKTIGLVGKCVLFDTGGISLKNPDNMHYMKSDMGGATAVLGTLIYAAEMELPVNIVAILPITDNAISQNAFLPSDVITAYNGKTIEVLNTDAEGRMILADGLSYMAKNYKTDLMIDLATLTGSSVRMFGDTCGAMFSNNEELKNLLIKTGDKTNQRLWNLPLWDIWKDDIQSDVADMKNISMKPIGDCIIAAKFLEQFIENHPKWAHLDIAGVAFGSVGYAKEKAATGFGVQLLADLIENYH, from the coding sequence ATGAAACTAATTAATAAAAAAAACAGAACATATACTCAGGTTTTCCAATTATTCACAGAAGAAGAATGGGCGAAAATTGGGAAAAATTTCAATAAAAATATTTCATCTTTTTTCACAGGAAAGAAGAACAAAATCTTTGTAAACGCCCACGAAGAAGGCATTACTTACTTTATCGGTCTTGGAAAATCAAGTCTTCAGAATTTTGAAATTCAGCAAGTTGCCAACAAATTTTCTCAAACTCAAAAAAAGAATCTTCAGGCAGTTCCTACATTAGTTTTGGCTGATTTTCTTAATGAAAAACAATTTGAAGAATTTGCAAAAGGTTTGTTAATAGGAACTTACAACTACCCTTTCGAAAAAAATCATCCTTTCTGGAATGCTAAGTTTGAAATTCATTTTGAAAATGTAAGTCAGAAAAAATTAGATTCAATTAGTGCAAGGGCCGAAGCTTTATGTAACGGACAAATTGCCTGTCAGGATTGGTTGAACAAACCTGCCAATCTTAAAAATCCCGATATTTTTAATGCATACCTTAAAAATTTAGCAAAGAAACATGAGTTAAAATACACAGTTTTCAATAGAAAAAAATGTGAAGAACTTGGTTTAGGGGCTTATCTTTCTGTAAATCAAGGAAGTGCTTACGATGCTGCTTTTACAATTTTAGAGTATAAAACAACAGCCAAAAATGCTAAAACCATTGGCTTGGTAGGCAAATGTGTATTATTTGACACAGGAGGAATTTCTCTGAAAAATCCTGACAATATGCACTATATGAAATCTGATATGGGCGGCGCGACGGCGGTTTTAGGAACTCTAATTTATGCTGCAGAAATGGAACTTCCTGTAAATATTGTTGCCATTTTACCGATTACAGACAATGCAATTTCCCAAAATGCATTCTTACCAAGTGATGTAATTACAGCTTATAACGGAAAGACAATCGAAGTTCTGAATACCGATGCAGAAGGAAGAATGATCCTCGCAGACGGGCTTTCTTACATGGCCAAAAACTACAAAACCGACCTCATGATCGACCTTGCAACATTAACTGGAAGTTCGGTAAGAATGTTTGGTGATACTTGTGGAGCGATGTTTTCAAATAATGAAGAATTAAAAAATCTTTTGATAAAAACAGGCGATAAAACTAATCAAAGACTATGGAATCTGCCTTTATGGGATATCTGGAAAGACGATATACAGTCTGATGTAGCAGATATGAAGAACATTTCTATGAAGCCTATTGGAGACTGCATTATTGCAGCTAAATTTTTGGAACAATTCATCGAAAATCATCCAAAATGGGCACATTTAGATATTGCCGGAGTAGCTTTTGGAAGCGTTGGATATGCCAAAGAAAAGGCTGCAACAGGCTTTGGAGTGCAATTATTAGCTGATTTAATCGAAAATTATCACTAA
- a CDS encoding acetyl-CoA carboxylase biotin carboxylase subunit family protein produces the protein MEEKTIVCISCYYKGYDFMEEMKKLGNKIILVTSENLKEKNWPWEAIDEVFYMPELKPSVWNLDHLIQGFSHLMKTRKVDAVIALDDYDVEKAALIRETFRIPGMGQTTHRYFRDKLAMRQKAKDSGINVPEFTAVFNNDEVNRFVDKIPGPWVLKPRSEASASGIKKITNREQLWEALNELGEERHLFLLESFKPGDVYHVDSLTFNKEIVFTSASKYLAPPMEVSHEGGVFRTKTLGRYSDEFKALDDVNAKVLSSFGLIYGATHTEFIRSKDDGKYYFLETSSRVGGAHIPDLVEASSNINIWREWAKIEDALLKGKKYEVSKPTGYYSGLIVALIKDKEPDYNQFECEEVVKFLPIDYHVGIVYKSNDSTIVQERLDHAAKKIHAELLNILPPKSKPSS, from the coding sequence ATGGAGGAGAAAACAATAGTATGTATTTCGTGCTATTACAAGGGCTATGATTTCATGGAAGAAATGAAGAAGCTCGGTAATAAAATAATCTTAGTGACATCCGAAAATCTTAAGGAAAAAAACTGGCCGTGGGAAGCCATTGACGAGGTATTTTACATGCCCGAATTGAAACCTTCTGTCTGGAATCTAGATCATCTTATTCAGGGATTTTCACATTTGATGAAAACCAGAAAAGTAGACGCAGTGATCGCTTTGGACGACTATGATGTAGAAAAAGCAGCGCTTATCAGGGAGACTTTCCGTATTCCGGGAATGGGGCAGACCACTCATCGCTATTTCAGAGATAAATTGGCGATGAGACAAAAGGCAAAAGATTCAGGAATCAATGTGCCGGAGTTTACTGCAGTTTTTAATAATGATGAGGTTAATCGTTTCGTTGACAAAATTCCGGGACCTTGGGTTTTGAAACCACGATCGGAAGCTTCCGCATCAGGAATTAAAAAAATTACAAATAGAGAACAACTTTGGGAAGCTTTAAACGAGCTTGGAGAAGAACGTCATTTATTTTTATTAGAAAGTTTTAAACCCGGAGATGTTTATCACGTTGACAGTTTAACATTTAATAAAGAAATAGTATTCACTTCCGCTTCAAAATATCTTGCTCCGCCAATGGAAGTTTCTCATGAAGGTGGTGTTTTCAGAACAAAAACATTAGGAAGATATTCTGATGAATTTAAAGCTTTGGATGACGTTAATGCAAAAGTTCTTTCGAGTTTTGGATTGATTTATGGTGCCACTCACACAGAATTTATCCGAAGTAAAGATGATGGAAAATACTATTTTCTTGAGACTTCGTCAAGAGTTGGAGGTGCGCATATTCCTGATCTAGTTGAAGCTTCAAGCAATATCAATATCTGGAGAGAATGGGCAAAAATTGAAGACGCTCTTCTGAAAGGTAAAAAATATGAGGTTTCTAAACCTACAGGATATTATTCAGGATTAATTGTTGCTTTAATTAAAGATAAAGAACCTGATTACAATCAATTTGAATGTGAAGAAGTTGTAAAATTCTTACCAATAGATTACCATGTTGGCATTGTTTATAAATCAAACGATTCTACCATTGTACAGGAAAGGTTGGATCATGCCGCGAAAAAAATCCATGCCGAATTACTGAATATCCTTCCTCCAAAAAGTAAACCAAGCTCATAA
- a CDS encoding alpha/beta hydrolase-fold protein, whose amino-acid sequence MPQIEHTDYYSNILGTSLKVEVTGHYGHPIIMFPTSQGQYTQNHDFHLNGSINWFIEQGKVKLYNIQTIDGWSFYDEKISPQQRIKNYELYVQFLIQEFVPYIQKLHNTHRVAVAGASFGGYHAANFAFRFPDVVSHLFCLSGAFSIRNFMDGYSDELVYFNCPREFVKNDEAWKYKHMHIVLSTSDQDICKDKNLEMADILTSKGIDFWYDERKWINHDWPLWRLVFPTFIGSFFS is encoded by the coding sequence ATGCCGCAGATAGAACATACTGATTACTATTCAAATATATTAGGAACAAGCCTTAAAGTAGAGGTTACCGGACATTATGGTCATCCCATCATCATGTTTCCGACTTCGCAGGGACAATATACTCAAAACCACGATTTTCATCTTAATGGAAGCATCAACTGGTTTATTGAACAGGGAAAAGTAAAACTTTACAATATCCAGACCATCGATGGCTGGAGTTTCTATGACGAAAAAATATCTCCACAACAAAGGATTAAAAATTATGAATTGTATGTACAGTTTCTGATTCAGGAATTTGTGCCCTACATCCAAAAACTTCATAATACGCATCGCGTAGCGGTTGCAGGAGCGAGTTTTGGGGGCTATCATGCTGCCAATTTTGCTTTCAGATTTCCTGATGTCGTTTCACATTTATTCTGCCTTTCAGGAGCGTTCAGTATCCGAAATTTTATGGACGGATATTCTGATGAATTGGTATATTTCAATTGTCCGAGAGAGTTCGTTAAAAATGATGAAGCCTGGAAATACAAACACATGCACATTGTTTTAAGCACTTCAGATCAGGACATTTGTAAGGACAAAAACTTAGAAATGGCTGATATTTTAACCTCAAAAGGAATTGATTTCTGGTACGACGAGAGAAAATGGATCAACCATGACTGGCCGCTTTGGCGATTGGTTTTTCCAACGTTTATAGGATCGTTTTTCTCTTAA
- a CDS encoding RimK family alpha-L-glutamate ligase: MVKKVGILFGMEDTFPWAFIDKVNELGGGEIIAEPVTIDKLEQGADYGYAVIIDRISQDVPFYRAYLKNAALNGTYVINNPFWWSADEKFFNNALMSKLGIPLPKTVLLPSHERPTDTSETSFRNLKFPHDWEYIFEYVGFPAYMKPHDGGGWKSVYRVENPEDLWNKLSETEQLVMMVQEEIVFEDYYRVYCLGQKYVHIMPYEPRNAHHLRYATTHQTEGEELKKLLKTIHDYTIKMNQALGYDFNTVEFAIRDGIPYAIDFCNPAPDADRNSVGEENFAWIVEHSAKLAIEKAKEYVPGKPNISWGTFVKDSVK, encoded by the coding sequence ATGGTAAAAAAAGTTGGAATTCTATTCGGGATGGAAGATACATTTCCTTGGGCATTCATTGACAAGGTAAATGAATTAGGAGGCGGAGAAATCATTGCTGAACCTGTAACCATTGACAAATTGGAGCAAGGTGCAGATTATGGCTATGCAGTGATCATCGACAGAATTTCGCAGGACGTTCCCTTCTACAGAGCTTATCTTAAAAATGCAGCATTGAACGGAACTTACGTTATCAACAACCCTTTTTGGTGGAGTGCAGACGAGAAGTTTTTCAATAATGCATTGATGTCTAAGCTGGGAATCCCTCTTCCGAAAACAGTGTTGCTTCCTTCGCATGAAAGACCTACAGATACTTCAGAAACATCTTTCAGAAACCTGAAATTCCCTCACGATTGGGAATATATTTTCGAATACGTTGGTTTCCCTGCTTACATGAAACCTCATGACGGCGGCGGTTGGAAAAGCGTTTACAGAGTAGAAAATCCGGAAGATCTTTGGAATAAGCTGAGCGAAACTGAACAATTGGTCATGATGGTTCAGGAAGAGATCGTTTTTGAAGATTATTACAGAGTCTATTGTCTTGGACAAAAATATGTTCACATTATGCCTTACGAGCCGAGAAATGCGCATCATTTAAGATATGCAACTACGCATCAGACAGAAGGTGAAGAACTAAAAAAACTATTAAAAACAATTCACGATTATACCATTAAAATGAATCAGGCTTTAGGTTATGATTTCAATACGGTAGAATTTGCTATCAGAGACGGAATTCCTTACGCAATCGACTTCTGTAACCCGGCTCCGGATGCAGACAGAAACTCTGTAGGTGAAGAAAACTTCGCATGGATCGTTGAACATTCTGCTAAATTAGCAATTGAAAAAGCAAAAGAATATGTTCCCGGAAAACCAAACATTTCTTGGGGAACTTTCGTAAAAGATTCAGTAAAATAA
- a CDS encoding carboxylate-amine ligase gives MHQFTIGIEEEYQIIDVESRDLVSHVSKIIEGGKAVLSENLKHEMHESMIEMETGICQNIQEAQAELTNLRRHLINTAHEQGLRVSGGGTHPFSNWEHNTITDGERYNKIVDDMGDVARGNLIFGLHVHIGIPNREEGVRIQNVMRYFLPHVYALSVNSPFWIGRNTGFRSYRQEIFVKFPRTGIPSYFNSLAEFDSYVDLLVKTGTIDNAKKIWWDLRVHPFYPTIEFRICDMPLRIEETVCLAAIMQSLVAKIYKLHQQNLSFRSYRRLLLNENKWRASRDGIHSHLIDFGKEESVPYPDLLKELLEFIDDVVDELGCRKEVEYAWTILENGTGADRQLKVYEETGDLTKVVDYMISETEYGITHGQTVS, from the coding sequence ATGCATCAATTTACTATTGGTATCGAAGAAGAATATCAAATTATAGATGTTGAGAGCCGCGATTTGGTTTCTCATGTTTCGAAAATTATTGAAGGCGGAAAAGCTGTTTTAAGTGAAAATTTAAAGCACGAAATGCACGAATCTATGATTGAAATGGAAACGGGTATCTGCCAGAACATTCAGGAAGCACAAGCTGAGCTTACAAATTTAAGAAGACACCTTATTAATACCGCTCACGAACAGGGACTTCGCGTTTCAGGAGGCGGAACACATCCTTTTTCAAACTGGGAGCACAACACCATCACAGATGGCGAACGCTACAACAAAATTGTAGATGATATGGGGGATGTTGCCCGCGGAAATCTAATTTTCGGGCTTCACGTTCATATTGGAATTCCAAATCGTGAAGAAGGCGTAAGAATCCAGAATGTTATGCGTTATTTCCTTCCTCACGTTTATGCGCTGTCTGTTAATTCTCCATTTTGGATCGGCAGAAATACAGGGTTTAGATCTTACAGACAGGAAATTTTCGTTAAATTTCCAAGAACAGGAATTCCTAGTTATTTCAACTCATTAGCAGAATTTGACAGCTATGTTGATCTTTTAGTTAAAACGGGAACGATTGATAATGCCAAGAAAATCTGGTGGGATTTGCGTGTTCACCCATTCTATCCAACGATTGAATTCAGAATTTGCGACATGCCTTTAAGAATTGAAGAAACGGTTTGTCTTGCTGCTATTATGCAAAGTTTAGTGGCTAAAATTTACAAATTACATCAGCAGAATTTAAGTTTCAGAAGTTATAGAAGATTATTATTAAATGAAAATAAATGGAGAGCTTCCAGAGACGGAATACATTCACATTTAATTGATTTTGGTAAAGAAGAATCTGTTCCTTATCCTGATTTATTAAAAGAATTGCTTGAGTTCATTGATGATGTTGTGGACGAGTTAGGATGCAGAAAAGAAGTTGAATATGCATGGACAATTCTTGAAAACGGAACAGGTGCCGACAGACAGCTTAAAGTCTATGAAGAAACAGGTGATCTTACTAAAGTTGTTGATTATATGATCTCAGAAACAGAGTACGGAATAACACATGGGCAAACTGTTTCATAA
- a CDS encoding type 1 glutamine amidotransferase: MKDIRIALLDMNNNQVNQGFKNIREISEAFKKNSEENVIIKTFDVRHKNEIPNIEDFDIFISSGGPGDPHREGLEWEDKFAEFLDTVYNHNKYNDYKKYMFLICHSFQLASIHWELGNICKRKSYSFGVMPIHKTDEGEQEFLFKNLPDPFYAVDSRAFQFIEPNHERFNELGMKIVAIEKFRPHINLERAVMAIRFSEEIFGTQFHPEANPEGMVENLKDEKNKEAMIENFGMEKYLETVDRMDDEDKIVLTQAQILPRFLKFAKKNVLKGIEAMA, encoded by the coding sequence ATGAAGGATATTAGAATCGCTTTGCTGGACATGAATAACAATCAGGTAAATCAAGGCTTTAAAAATATACGAGAGATTTCGGAAGCATTCAAAAAAAATTCTGAAGAAAATGTTATCATCAAAACTTTTGATGTAAGACATAAAAATGAAATTCCAAATATTGAAGATTTTGATATTTTCATTTCATCAGGAGGTCCCGGAGATCCTCACAGAGAAGGTCTTGAATGGGAAGATAAATTTGCAGAATTTCTGGATACGGTTTATAATCATAATAAATATAATGATTATAAAAAGTATATGTTCCTGATTTGCCATTCATTCCAATTGGCAAGTATTCATTGGGAGTTGGGTAATATCTGCAAAAGAAAATCTTATTCTTTCGGAGTAATGCCGATTCATAAAACTGATGAAGGTGAACAGGAATTTTTATTTAAAAATCTTCCGGATCCTTTCTACGCCGTAGATTCTAGAGCGTTTCAATTTATTGAACCAAATCATGAGCGTTTCAATGAATTAGGAATGAAAATCGTTGCTATTGAGAAATTCCGTCCGCATATCAATCTTGAAAGAGCTGTTATGGCGATTCGTTTTTCAGAGGAGATCTTCGGAACTCAATTCCATCCGGAAGCTAATCCTGAAGGGATGGTTGAAAATCTGAAAGATGAAAAGAACAAAGAAGCCATGATCGAGAATTTCGGGATGGAAAAATATCTTGAAACTGTAGACAGAATGGATGATGAAGACAAAATCGTTCTTACGCAGGCTCAGATTCTTCCAAGGTTTTTGAAATTTGCAAAAAAAAACGTTCTGAAGGGAATTGAAGCAATGGCTTAA
- the cphA gene encoding cyanophycin synthetase: MKIEKIQALRGPNIWSIRRKKLIQMRLDLEELENFPTNKIDGFRERIEKLMPSLLSHRCSEGVEGGFFHRVETGTWMGHVIEHIALEIQTLAGMDTGFGRTRETKSPGIYNVVFDYIEENAGIYAAEQAVEIAEALIEGREYDLNACIHRLKEIRERVRLGPSTGSIVEEAVSRKIPWIRLGTNSLVQLGYGVNQQRFQATITGKTSSIAVDIACNKELTKRMLHDAAIPVPIGDLIVDEEGLERVIRKINYPIVLKPLDGNHGKGSSINVNDWEAAKIGLEHAQKYSKKVIVEKYITGYDFRVLVINNKMVAAARRVPAHVVGDGELNIQQLIEKENKDPRRGYGHENVLTEIEVDKDTTELLEKLHYTLDTVPQKGEVVYLKSTANLSTGGTSIDVTDMVHPENITMAERVSKIIGLDVCGIDIMAENLTQPLKESGGAIIEVNAAPGFRMHLAPSEGLPRNVAAPVVDMLYPAGKPFTIPIIAVTGTNGKTTTTRLISHIIKNNGFRVGFTTSDGIYIQNTMLTKGDTTGPLSAEFILKDPTVEFAVLETARGGILRSGLGFSQCDIGVLTNITEDHLGLNDIHNLKDLTKVKRVVLDSVKKTGWSVMNADDEYSMRIVNDLQSNVAIFSMDENNRHIKKFAKEGKITCVYEEGFVTIKKGDWKIRIGKAKDFPITMEGKAKFMIENVLAASLACYLQGLGIEDISNSLRTFIPSAQLTPGRLNVFKFKNFKVLIDFAHNPSGYEAIEDYLKNVESTKKIGIISGVGDRRDEDIRLCGKIAGRMFDYIIIRNEKHLRGRKEEDINALIIDGINEAGRDVSYEIIPKEIDALKHAMGMAEEGAFITALSDVISNAIDLVQEYQARELLEDDKSF, translated from the coding sequence AGGTTTTTTTCACAGAGTGGAAACCGGAACATGGATGGGGCACGTCATTGAACATATTGCTTTGGAGATCCAGACTTTAGCAGGAATGGATACAGGATTCGGAAGAACACGCGAAACAAAAAGTCCCGGAATTTATAATGTAGTTTTCGATTATATTGAAGAAAATGCAGGGATTTATGCAGCTGAGCAGGCCGTAGAAATTGCAGAAGCTTTAATCGAAGGTAGAGAATACGATCTTAATGCTTGTATTCATAGGCTAAAAGAGATCAGGGAACGTGTTCGTTTAGGTCCGTCAACGGGAAGTATTGTTGAAGAAGCGGTTTCAAGAAAAATTCCCTGGATCAGATTGGGTACAAATTCTTTGGTACAGTTGGGTTACGGAGTCAATCAGCAGAGATTTCAGGCTACAATTACAGGTAAAACAAGCTCAATAGCAGTAGATATTGCATGTAATAAAGAATTAACCAAAAGAATGCTTCATGATGCTGCAATACCAGTTCCGATCGGTGATTTGATCGTTGATGAAGAAGGATTGGAAAGAGTTATCAGAAAAATCAATTATCCGATTGTGTTAAAACCTTTGGACGGAAACCACGGAAAAGGTTCATCCATCAATGTAAATGATTGGGAAGCTGCAAAAATTGGTTTAGAACATGCTCAGAAATATTCAAAAAAAGTAATTGTTGAAAAATATATTACAGGATATGATTTCAGAGTTTTAGTAATCAATAATAAAATGGTTGCTGCTGCAAGAAGAGTTCCGGCTCACGTTGTTGGAGACGGAGAACTAAACATTCAGCAATTAATTGAAAAAGAAAATAAAGATCCAAGAAGAGGATACGGTCATGAAAATGTACTGACTGAAATTGAAGTAGATAAAGATACCACAGAACTTCTTGAAAAACTTCATTATACGCTTGATACGGTTCCTCAAAAAGGAGAAGTTGTATATCTAAAATCAACAGCTAACCTTTCTACAGGAGGTACATCTATTGATGTTACCGACATGGTTCACCCGGAAAATATCACCATGGCAGAAAGAGTTTCCAAGATTATTGGTCTGGATGTCTGCGGAATTGATATTATGGCTGAAAACCTTACACAACCACTAAAAGAAAGTGGTGGAGCTATTATTGAAGTTAATGCTGCTCCGGGTTTCAGAATGCACCTTGCTCCAAGCGAAGGTCTTCCGAGAAACGTTGCTGCTCCGGTTGTAGATATGTTGTATCCGGCAGGAAAACCATTTACGATTCCGATCATTGCAGTGACAGGAACTAATGGTAAAACAACCACGACAAGATTAATTTCTCATATCATTAAAAATAACGGTTTTAGAGTAGGTTTCACAACTTCAGACGGTATTTATATCCAAAATACAATGTTGACGAAAGGTGATACTACAGGACCTCTTTCAGCTGAATTTATTCTGAAAGATCCAACCGTAGAATTTGCTGTTCTAGAAACTGCCAGAGGTGGAATTTTACGTTCTGGACTTGGTTTTTCTCAATGTGATATCGGGGTTTTAACCAATATTACGGAAGATCATTTAGGTTTGAATGATATCCATAATCTTAAAGATTTAACAAAGGTAAAAAGGGTTGTTCTTGACAGCGTAAAGAAAACGGGCTGGAGCGTAATGAATGCGGATGATGAATATTCTATGAGAATTGTGAATGACTTACAAAGTAATGTAGCAATTTTCAGTATGGATGAAAACAATCGTCATATAAAGAAATTCGCGAAAGAAGGAAAAATTACCTGCGTTTATGAAGAAGGTTTTGTAACCATTAAAAAAGGTGACTGGAAGATCAGAATCGGAAAAGCAAAAGATTTCCCGATTACGATGGAAGGGAAAGCTAAATTCATGATCGAAAATGTTTTAGCGGCAAGTTTAGCATGTTATCTTCAAGGGTTGGGAATCGAGGATATTTCAAACTCTTTGAGAACTTTTATTCCGAGTGCACAGCTTACACCAGGAAGACTGAATGTTTTCAAGTTTAAAAATTTCAAAGTTTTAATTGATTTTGCTCATAATCCATCCGGATATGAAGCGATTGAAGATTATCTTAAAAATGTAGAATCTACCAAGAAAATTGGTATTATTTCCGGAGTTGGAGACAGAAGAGATGAAGATATCAGGCTGTGTGGTAAAATCGCCGGAAGAATGTTTGATTATATCATCATCAGAAACGAAAAACATCTTCGTGGAAGAAAAGAAGAGGACATCAATGCATTGATCATCGATGGTATTAATGAAGCCGGAAGAGATGTAAGCTATGAAATTATTCCTAAAGAAATTGATGCTTTAAAACATGCAATGGGAATGGCTGAAGAAGGAGCTTTCATAACGGCTTTAAGTGATGTGATTTCTAATGCAATCGATCTGGTGCAGGAATATCAGGCGAGGGAATTGCTTGAGGATGATAAGTCTTTTTAA